In the genome of Oxalobacter aliiformigenes, one region contains:
- a CDS encoding Y-family DNA polymerase has product MEKCIALVDCNNFFVSCERVFRPDLDGRPMVVLSSNDGCVISRSDEAKRLGIRMGEPWFKVKGLHKYRDVMAFSGNFPLYSDLSNRVKCMLADFSPVHEEYSVDESFLDLTGFDDIRERSCAIREIVCKQAGIPVCIGIGPTKTLAKLANFVAKKHPKSKGIFFYNVLDRQQKRVLLDKIPVDEVWGIGQRLNRSLRRLGIGTVCQLHDSDIKAMRARFGVPMERLVSELRGIPCIEIADISPPRKQIMSSRSFGERITKQDDLENAMAFHATKIGRQLRKQESVAGMVHVFLETDPFRKDRPQYHPYISLPLVEPTSSTVEINRYAMIGLHRIYKSGYEYRKAGVCVSELSPESLFFPDMFADSRQERIMKVMDEINGQFGNGALRLSQDDWMHRYWEPRKERMSPRYTTSWNELAVCGD; this is encoded by the coding sequence ATGGAAAAATGTATTGCGCTGGTTGATTGCAACAACTTTTTCGTTTCATGTGAACGGGTGTTCCGGCCTGATCTGGATGGCAGGCCAATGGTTGTACTGTCCAGCAATGATGGTTGCGTGATTTCCCGAAGTGATGAAGCGAAAAGGCTGGGAATCCGGATGGGAGAACCCTGGTTCAAGGTAAAAGGATTGCATAAATATCGGGATGTCATGGCATTTTCAGGCAATTTTCCCTTGTATTCCGATCTGAGCAACCGGGTGAAGTGCATGCTGGCGGATTTTTCACCGGTTCATGAGGAATACAGTGTTGATGAATCGTTTCTGGATCTGACCGGATTCGACGATATCCGGGAACGGTCTTGCGCTATCCGGGAAATTGTCTGCAAGCAGGCAGGTATTCCGGTATGTATCGGTATCGGCCCGACGAAAACGCTAGCGAAACTTGCCAATTTTGTTGCGAAGAAGCATCCGAAATCGAAGGGAATTTTTTTTTACAATGTTCTGGATCGACAGCAGAAACGCGTACTGCTCGACAAAATTCCGGTTGATGAGGTATGGGGAATTGGTCAGAGGCTGAACCGGTCATTGAGGCGTCTTGGGATTGGAACGGTTTGCCAGTTGCATGATTCGGACATCAAGGCCATGCGTGCCCGTTTTGGCGTGCCGATGGAACGGCTGGTTTCTGAATTGCGGGGTATTCCATGTATCGAGATAGCTGATATCAGTCCGCCACGCAAACAGATTATGTCCAGCCGTTCTTTCGGAGAACGGATTACGAAACAGGATGATCTGGAAAATGCCATGGCTTTTCATGCGACGAAGATCGGTCGGCAACTGAGAAAGCAGGAATCTGTTGCCGGGATGGTGCATGTGTTTCTGGAGACAGATCCGTTCAGGAAAGACCGGCCTCAATATCATCCCTATATCAGTTTGCCACTTGTCGAACCGACCAGTAGTACGGTGGAAATAAACCGGTATGCGATGATCGGGCTTCACAGGATATACAAGTCCGGATATGAGTATCGCAAGGCAGGGGTTTGCGTCAGTGAGCTGTCTCCGGAGTCACTGTTTTTTCCGGATATGTTTGCCGATTCCAGACAGGAACGGATCATGAAGGTGATGGATGAAATCAACGGACAGTTCGGAAACGGGGCTTTGCGTCTGTCACAGGATGACTGGATGCACCGGTATTGGGAACCCCGAAAAGAGCGAATGTCCCCAAGATATACGACATCCTGGAATGAACTGGCAGTATGCGGCGATTAG
- the pnuC gene encoding nicotinamide riboside transporter PnuC, translated as MTEFLQTHWIEIAGTLFGLFYLYFEYKASILMWPSGLLMSGFYIYVFFISGFYSGAAINIYYMVMGIYGWLTWYKKSSGPAKLRQLQKPGHYVLVIMAVAVLWGILSWILEQTDSTVFVVDALITSLSLVAMWMLTQRYIQQWILLIVANVISVFAYAYTQLYFTSIMYIVYTTASAAAYFHWKKLAEQ; from the coding sequence ATGACTGAATTCCTGCAAACGCACTGGATTGAAATAGCCGGCACACTGTTCGGCCTTTTCTATCTGTATTTCGAATACAAGGCATCCATATTGATGTGGCCTTCCGGTCTTTTGATGTCCGGTTTTTATATCTATGTTTTTTTCATCAGCGGATTCTATTCAGGCGCTGCAATCAATATTTACTATATGGTAATGGGAATTTATGGTTGGCTGACATGGTATAAAAAATCATCCGGACCAGCTAAATTGCGACAACTCCAAAAACCCGGACATTATGTTCTGGTCATCATGGCAGTTGCCGTTTTATGGGGCATTCTTTCCTGGATACTTGAACAAACCGATAGTACTGTTTTTGTTGTGGACGCACTTATCACATCCCTTTCACTAGTAGCGATGTGGATGCTCACCCAGCGCTATATCCAACAATGGATACTGCTGATCGTGGCAAATGTGATCTCGGTTTTCGCTTACGCGTATACACAGCTTTACTTTACCAGCATTATGTACATCGTTTATACAACTGCCTCTGCGGCAGCTTATTTTCACTGGAAGAAACTGGCAGAACAATGA
- a CDS encoding thiamine diphosphokinase, with protein MKLYPLAEADITASAVIVANGNFPVHPVPLSFLKNKIPVVCCDGAVRKLLTIGRMPTVIVGDCDSLSEKEKLQYASIIHKISEQDTNDLTKAVRYCLAQGWKDLIILGATGRREDHTIANISLLADYIDIAGEVWMLSDYGVMNAIREDATFESYPGQQVSIFSIEKKPMSCEHLKYGFENVVFTNWWQATLNESLGKIFTLHVSGKTIVYRTFKDIS; from the coding sequence ATGAAGTTATATCCCCTAGCTGAAGCAGACATCACGGCAAGCGCCGTAATTGTCGCTAATGGAAACTTTCCTGTACATCCTGTACCGTTGTCATTCCTGAAAAACAAAATACCCGTTGTCTGTTGTGATGGTGCCGTGAGAAAACTTCTCACCATCGGCAGGATGCCTACTGTTATCGTCGGTGATTGCGACTCTCTGTCAGAAAAAGAGAAACTGCAATACGCATCCATAATCCACAAGATATCCGAACAGGATACCAACGACCTGACCAAAGCCGTCCGTTACTGCCTCGCACAAGGATGGAAAGACCTGATTATTCTTGGCGCGACAGGCCGACGCGAGGATCATACAATAGCCAATATCAGCTTGCTGGCAGATTATATCGACATTGCCGGCGAAGTATGGATGCTATCCGATTATGGAGTCATGAATGCCATACGCGAAGACGCGACCTTTGAAAGTTATCCAGGACAGCAGGTATCCATATTTTCTATCGAAAAAAAACCGATGAGTTGCGAACACCTGAAATACGGTTTTGAGAATGTCGTATTCACTAATTGGTGGCAAGCGACACTGAACGAATCGCTCGGCAAAATATTCACGCTCCATGTATCCGGCAAAACCATTGTTTACCGAACATTCAAGGATATTTCCTGA